TCAGCACACTCATTGTTCTGTCatttatacatgttatttgcaacCTTTTATCAGAGTTAATTATTCTATTACGATAATTGATAGCTTTTTGAATGCAGAGATATTCAACGTTCCTAACTCCAAGCTCAAGATTAACTGCAGAGTTTGGCGTAGATTTAGATACACAGTGTTTTTATAAGTACCTACCTTCCGAGAAATTTGGTCTAATAGTTTAAAGCcaattttcacttaaattcAGCCTTTGATGGATTTACAGTCGTACTGCAGATAATAGGTATCAGGCATATAGGATCAAGCATTGAATTTGACAGCCGCTCAAAGTCGACTGGAAATTGGAGACGCTTTTTTAAAATCACGTCTATCGTTAAACTTTTTAGACGGGTGACAAAATTCTTTAAGTATCacataattataagaaaataaaacaaaatttgaaatgtaaattaaaagttttattaaaaaataaatattatttcgtttacaaatcaataattaaaatcaaactcGTCACAAAATGTTCTAAATCAATCATTCTTTTTTAAAGCCTCAATCAGATTTTTTTCACCTTCACCAGGAACACTTggtatttttctcaatttttcaacataatcATTTGGTATTCCAGACTCAACAGCACCgtctataatacaatttttatataattccgAAGGTCTTCTGTCCAATGGTAACGATTCCCCTTCGTTTAACATTTTTGGATTAACTGTTTGTTGATAAGTTTTACAAGTAATTGAATTGCCTTCAGGCGTTTCAATAGTTGCATCAAATCggaaatacatattttcatgaACACCTTCTTGATGATCTAAAGATGCTAAATGAATATCGTCAAGTTCCCAAATTGCACCCCAAACTGTATGGCCCGGTGTTGGAACAATTGTTGCGGCGGCACCTTTCCATCgacttgaataattaataaaatctaaacgATAATCTTTTAGTTTTCCAACACCCTTACGCACAGCTGAAggatttttcaaatgtatacgTTTACTTAACAAATTACTGCCGtaagcaaaatataaaaatttacccaTGTTTACTgatgaaattcaaaattgttgtaaaagtgaatactattttttttaagttataaaatgGCTTTATATATTCTTGATTTAATTCTTATCTTATTTTGAA
This genomic interval from Chrysoperla carnea chromosome 1, inChrCarn1.1, whole genome shotgun sequence contains the following:
- the LOC123305790 gene encoding gamma-glutamylcyclotransferase-like, which gives rise to MGKFLYFAYGSNLLSKRIHLKNPSAVRKGVGKLKDYRLDFINYSSRWKGAAATIVPTPGHTVWGAIWELDDIHLASLDHQEGVHENMYFRFDATIETPEGNSITCKTYQQTVNPKMLNEGESLPLDRRPSELYKNCIIDGAVESGIPNDYVEKLRKIPSVPGEGEKNLIEALKKND